From the genome of Odocoileus virginianus isolate 20LAN1187 ecotype Illinois chromosome 4, Ovbor_1.2, whole genome shotgun sequence:
TGACACAGGCATCATGGCTTCAGATTATTAAGAATGGTATAAgctagaaaaaattaagaaagcaacaACTTTAAAAGTTCATATATAAGTATGCAAAGGCTCAAATGTCCTCTATTTCACAATTCAAGTCCATTTCTAAGCTTGAGTTTTTCCAGTAATTCGGAAAAACCCCTTTGAAAATGTCACTCATTTACAGTATCACATTTCACATTCCAGTTCTTATTCACAGGGCTATATATCTGCATGAGTGTgtttgtaaaatgttttttttactAGAAATGTCCTTtaaggacatttaaaaatgactaaagAACTAAAATAATGAGACTCTAAATTTACCTTTAGTTCACTTAAAACTTCTGCTCCACTGCTTCTTTATCCatcaaatgaaaacaattattCCAATATCCTACTAGTTTCATCAAAGTGGGGGGAAATGCAATCATCAAAATCTTCATACTTTGTGCCTGATAAATTTTCAAGTAAGATTCGATAACAAACATATATTAAGTCAAGTGACTTCAATTTTTCCTGCAGTCTTCAGAAGGTGGGAGAACGACCATGAACAGTTCGCATGTATCTCACTGGCCCTCTCCCTTCCATAACTCATAATTCAAGAAAAAGTGTGATCTAAGCAAGCTTTAGATTATCGGTGGTATTATGATGTATAACTGGTTAAAGCACCATGCTAATAAACTCATCATGGTCTTAGGATTAATCTTTGCAAAAGCCAGTTCATTTCTATTTGTCTCAAGGACCCAGACAGACTGCACTCCAGCTTTCAGACAGCTTCAGACAGCTTTCTTACAATGTGTCCCACTGGTCACAAAACAGGGAGGGAGTACTGGCAAGGagataaatagatgaaaacaaatttctacaaatgggggtggggggaagccatGTATGGTGATAATTCAATCttatctataaataaaaaatcatacattCTTACACTCTTATTCTTAGCTCTATGTTAAACTTATTTCAAGTCTAAAATACTGGTGACTAATGTGAACACCCGACTCCTGCGTTTCAGAACCGCCTAATGACGTTCTACACAGACTACAGTAAGGGCCCTGCTACTTGTTACCCGACTTGTGTAACAAACTGTTCGCTCTATACAgacattcttttcctctttttaatattaaccttaccagttttaaaatatttatcagtagGTTACTTGGTTCAGAATATTGTGAAAAATTCAGCTAGGAAATTATTCATAAAACtgtattctgtattttatttttcaaacagcCAGTGTCCACATTTTAAATGCAGAATTTGCAAATATAAATTAGtctaataattcaattaaaaataaaacaaaaacaaattccttTAGTATCACAATACATAAAATGGTATTATAAACGCCAAATGGCAAGGTTTACTACATGACAATAATGTCAAGAAGCTTTGAAACTCATTAAACCTCTTAATGAACAGGTCAGTTTAAAGAACATTTCTCTGTTCCATGATTATGCATGAAACAAGCTTTCACTATATTATGAAGGCTCAGCAATTTATTCATGGCATAATATGGGGTcaagcaaaattttatttttacaatgacaataaaaaacgcatttaaacaacaacaaaaaatcctccCAATTGTTTAAAAACAATACTTTTTGGAgggtaaaatgtattttaaatatattgactTACCGAATTTCAACTGCCAAGCTGCTGACCACTGATGTAAaagtttgtatttaaaaatatcacaaacATCATTTAACAGTGAAAATTTCAATGTGGTAAGTttcattgcaaagcaattttcaCCTGAGTAGACTTTGAAATTTAGTGCTCATGTTTGGAGGGGGGGAAAGAAAGACCCACTGGTGTCAGATACTGAGTTTGTAGTTCTTTCACAATGATTTCCCAGAGGGCTGAAGAAACATCAACTATTACCTTCCAGGACATATATGATGCCCCACCCCCCTTCCTCCAATAAATTTGTTCTGGCATTTTATAAATTCTCAGTATCCATATTCTTGTTTAACCACTTAAGCACAGCAACTCAAAATTCATTCAGTTCTATACAACAGTGTCTATATTATGTACATGTTTAATTAtcaagaggaaatagaaaataaaatttacagtgATTGAGAAAGGGTCAGAAAATGGGATAGGAAAAGTAATACTGTATAATCAGAATATCCTATTATCCTAGCAGTTTCAATGATAAGGTTTTTCCTTTATTAGTCGAAATACAAAGAAGGCATAGGGGATCCCAGGAAAATAACACTATATATCAGAAAATTCAACGTGCTCCACCATCAGGATTTCCATTACacatttaatttcttctgtacaatttttataaacttgtttttcttttcaaagtcatCAGATTTCCAGATTAAATTCAGCACTACACAGTATGCCCTTGAAGTAAAATGAGGTTACCTGCTTTATTTGGATACCAAGTTCCCTTCCAGACAGcattaaaataaagacaagtaAGACTACACAGATAAAATCCAGTATAATTCAAATCCAACAATGAAAAATTTCCCCCATATTGTTGCAAAATTCTTTCTACTGAAATGCTTTGCTACAATAATAAAAAGCATACATTACATATAAAAGATACCAGTGTACTAAAAAGTGACAGAAGTGAACTAGCAAATCCTTCAAAGCACATTATATAAATGACtagcatttaaaaacattttcctataaaatgtaggtcatatacatttataaattggCGAGTTTATTTCTAAagcagtgatgtgtgtgtgttcaaataGTTAGCTGTTCTGTACAGTATAATATCTACTCAATTCAAACTACAATAggtttgtctttctttgtattAAGTTGAATAAATTCATCTGATCAGCTGAGAAACCAAGGTTGAAAAATAAGTATCTAAAAATCAAAGTAGAAAGTTCAGAATTGTTGAAATGTAGCTATGAAATATGAAGAGAACTATTTCACAATGGAGCTGAAATCACCTCAAAACTTATGGGCTTGAatctaaaacagaaacaaatattaaaatccaAAGCAAACCACAAAGTTAGGTAGCAGtacagaagcaggaaaaaaacccacagcCCCTTCCTTCAGTGTGATGGGCACTGAGTTCTGCAGTCTTCCTCCATCGTGCAGAAGAGTGGTAAGGCCATTCAATGCTTAGTGAGAGTGAGTACAGATGAAGTCAGATTTAGCCTGTCTCCCCTGCAACTTCAATTATGCTGTGTAAACAGTGTTACGTTCCAAAAGGAGGAACAATGGAATTTGCTTATAAAAACTGATTAAAGATAAtcattattaaatgaaataaagataataactCTGAAATGTTTTTAGAACTTTCCTGAAGCTACTTGTAAAGTTAGCACTGCTATGTATTATTGCTTACATACAGTACAACATCATATGCCTTCTAACATAAAGCAGTACTGTGATTTGTTTGTACATATTTACAGATTCTTAAAAACAAGCTGTAAAAACATTACATACTTTCAGACAATACAAATTAGCACATTGGTACTCACTTCAAAACAAATGGAATGCATAACATTAATAAAACATCATAAAGGAAGACTCACATAAAAGTCCTTGATTGTCAAGACACGTTTATATATAAACTCTAACTGTGCAGAATTAAAGATTCAATCATAGGTACATCCTTATTTGATGAACCATATTTACAGCATGGTAttgcataaaaaaataaaataatgtttacagGGTTTTACTTTTTTATCCATTGGATTAAAGAAAGCAACAAACACAATAAGAAATGTTTGTCTGCTGTAGTTTTGTTTCCTACTAAAGTTtaagtgaaagaggaaacatCCGTTTTTTATTTGCAGAATAtagcaaaaactggaaaattatttccCTGAAATAAAGCAATTTGAAACggaaaaagtttaaattaaattgCAGAAGTCAAAAAGTTTCTCATCGATTATAATAGTGCTTCAAGTAAATATACTGTGAAAAAACGAGTTCTAGTTTAAAATGTCTAAGAAATGTAGTTTTACAGTAATGCCTACTTTTAAGTTTcccggctttttttttttttaaacagccctttaaaaacccaaattaataaaatgaaagaagtggCAAAAGATCTAACCTAGCTGGCACTTTGCAAGCTTCTCTGGCCTGTGGAAATGAAAGCCTACCCTGAGCACAAGGCCTCTTTTGCCTCTCAGAACGAGAAAATTACCCGACCACTGGCAGTCCTCACTCAGCCAGAGCTAAGAGGATGGATTTCTGCGGTATCAACTAGAAAATCTGCAAGCAGATCCAAATTTAAGAGCCACTTCAAATATTCTGAACTAAATGAAATATGTATacagtaagttaaaaaacaaacgcGCTTTTAGAAGATGTTCAAGAGATATTACTTCATCTAATGTGATCTGTTTCCAATCTTCAAATGTGAGAACAGGTCCTAAGAAAGCACACCTCGGCTCACATTTTGCCAAGTTTAAGGATGTAAGAGCATGTTTTCATAGAACAATTTGCtcaccaaaagaaatgaaaaaacaaaacaaaacccaaattgCAAAAGGATATCCTCAATATTCTGATTTAAAGGCAGCACAAAAGGCTACTTGCTTTCTCTATTAATGCCCAGatagaaattaagtaactttctGAAGCAAAATGGGGAAACCCAACTGTTGAGATGTTTATCATATGATGATAATATTAATACACGGTAACTCTGGTAGGCATGTAAAATTTCACAGTAAAGAGAGTAATGACTATACTTTAAGTGGTAAGTCAGTAAATTATGCCAAAGTATCATTTACCTCAAAATATGCTTCAAATGTGGTAGAAAAGTCTGCCATTATGTAGATGTAAAGAAATGAGGCGAACACAGAAATGCAACACCTGAACTTCTTTCTACTTGCATTGACTGCCACTTTTCAAAGGCTTACTGCTCAGCAGTAGAGCCACATTCTAAAAACTGTGCTGGTGATGTTAACATAAACCAAAACCCCCACTTTATTCTGTACCAAGTTCTCAACAGAACAGAAATTCTGATCAGgctcaaaacaaaaaaacaactcaggACATCAATACCTATTATCACCCAATAAGTAGTATGAGAAAAGCACAAATGCCTATTCCTACAGAGAGCACAGTTTCATTGTTAACATCTCGCCTGAATGATGACTTCTTGAGGTTGTGATGTGCAACGCAAGACACACCATTCTTAAGAGTCAATAATGGCAAAACTTAAATATATACTTCAAAGAAGTCtaaaattcttgaaaaatttGGCAGCAAAGAAAGCTGTCAAATGGGAAAGTTTCAAGCAAAGTTTAATAACCAAAGTATAGAGGAAACCACATTAAACATAATTTATATTCCTTATCATAAAATaccatatattcaaaataaatgtaaaagatgtTAAGGTTAGATATTTCTTTGTTCCCTTTCTTTATGAGAACAGTCTTGGGAtaacattaaataaaagaaaaaataatttaaaatgtagaacATTCTATACtgaaacaaagactgaagatctaTAAGGCCAATATAAAAGctaaaatggaaattaataataaagttGCATCTTCAAGGGGTTATTAATTTTAGATTACTGATGCTCTATCAGTATGTGTGCATTGTGACAAAGATGGTGgaaacttaaaataaaaaaccaaaaagttGGAACAAATTAAAGAGGATAATAAAATCAATATAACTGTTATTTTCCAAAAATTAGAACTGTCCAATGTGTAACTCAAACCATCATTCTttagaaaagtatatatatatatatatatataatatgtatatatataaaagcactATTTATTGTACCATGCTGTattaagacaaaatattaaaaaaaaacattcgTGGTATAAGGATAAAGTCTGTAGTTTATTTAGATTTTGAAATGCAACAAAAGGTTTCCGATCACTCATCTAGCTGAAAAAGAAACTGTAGTTACTAGAATTAGTAAACACTTTTGGTTTGTAAAATTGTAATGAGCAGTGTTCATTAAAAAGTAACTCAAGATAAAATAAGCAATTAAAATGCCcatttctttagtttctctggaTACTGTTTAATTATCCAATCTATCAAGATTCTAGAAAGAGAAGGATTAAACCAGATTTTACAGTTCCAAAGATACCCAATTTCCTTTTAttgccaaaaattaaaattttcaattatgaGATGATTATGACACAACCATATCAAacctaaaaatctaaaatttttttttactttgagaaaTCAAAAATACCAAATAGATTCTAAGTGCTCTATGTTAACTGAAGTGTATATGTAAAGTAAAATACAATTAAGCTTTAAAACGTGGAATATACATTTTGTATAAGCATTATGTTCTTGGGAATGTAATCTACAGAGGATCTTCTTACTAAAACTTCAAAACCTTGATACTTGCACatgaaaaaatcataaaaaatatctAGGTACAACTGTACAAAGAAACTGACACCAATATGCATACTTCCATATAGAAGTGAATGCTTCAACAGTTATGTATTTTGGTAAAAGTTTTGAAagtatgcatattttttaaagtaattaggctTTTAAATAGTGGAGTCTTAGACTATcagatttttattacttttcaaaaaagaaaaagtcaatataatgcaaaatgaaaatcaagGGTATATGGCATATCATTCTTTAAAAggtggtttcttttttcccctcataggACACACTAATTTATTTAAGCCATAATCTCTGACATTTAAACTTTTAAGTTCACTCTGTCTGTAAAGTATACTCAGATTCCCTGCTGAAGTGCCATGACTATGCTGAAAAACTTAGAAACAGTATGAGTAAATTTCACACAATTACTAATCTCCTAAGAATGTACAATGATATCAGTTAGGAAACAATTGTgcgaaagtcttttttttttttccttttaaacttggTGTAGGTGGAATAGCAAGTTTCTGATCTAAAACAAGTAATGCATTGCTTCTGTAAAGGTGACAACATGTAAGGCAGTTCAAAGAATGCTGACTAACCAAACAAAACGCAGTTATTGGATTATCTTGCTATTCATATCAGCTTAACTTGTTATAACGCATTGCTCTTAAATCTGTACAGCACTCCATTTTACACAGAGTAACCCCACTCTTGATTAATCTGTTCTAAAGTGCCAGTATTatttacacttctttttttttttagccaaaaGTCTGGCCAGTTGTAGCATCAGGTGAGGATGTCATCCCAGCTCTATTATCATTTACATTCACCAAGGGAAATTCTGGAAATTCAGCACTTGTCCCTGGTCCCCGAAGGTTCACCTGTCCATTGGCAGTGCTAAACTGGGTAGCTATTCCAGCTCTGGATCCATGATATGGAGCACGGAAGGGTTGTTCAAAAGAGCTCATTTGGTAAGCTTGGTGGACAggctgagcctcagctttcttctGAGAAGTCACTTGATCCAAAAAGTCCTGTGTTGATGTGGCAGAAGCATGGTTTGTCTCATCACCTGAAAAGGGAAATGAGTGCTGTGAATCACCAACTATGAGTCCAAAGTGGGACTTATCCGGAGTTGTTCTTAGTGGAGAATTCATTCCTGATCGAAAGCTATTGATGGGCATGGCTGCATAGACTTGCTTGTCTATGGAAGAGAATGCTGGCTGATTTGGAAGGGTCTGGTTATCAGTCACAAAGTTAAGGCTCGGGCTATTCAAATAGGCATCATTTTGGCTAGTTCTGTCCAAAGCCTGCTGCAGAAACTTTGAGTATTCCTGCAACATGTTGGCTTTATCTGATGAGGATGCTTGGGAGCTTGATCCAACATTCTCCGACTGGGTAACCTCAGGTActtctgaagaatttattgaTATGCTAGAAGTCACCTCAGTGTCCGCAACACTGAATGATATCTCATGCTGTCCATTAGCTTTATGGGAATAATGATCCAACAGAGTCTGTAGTACCTCATCTGGAATAACATTTTTGTCATGATTACTCTTTATCTCCACATTCAGTGCCTGTGAATCTAATATGGATGCTGTGGTACTCTCATCAATGACACTTGCCACAGCCGCTTGCGTTACAGAAGGCTGAGAAGCTATAGTGCCCACATTCAGCGCATACTCCCTACTATTGTTACTTGCTGCCTGAAGATACCGCTTCTTCTTCAAAAACTGCATGGCATCATCATAGTTAGTGCTACTGTGCACAGGTTTACTGGGCCCCTCTTGCAAATTGTCAACCTGGTCAATATCAGCATTGCCTTCTGAGTCCAGTAAAGCTTGTTTGTCCACAAGTTCAAAAGCATATTTTGAAACTTTGCTCTCTTCGTATGTGGATAAAGGTGAAATTGTTTGATTCTGCTCCAATGGCTGTTTCAGACTTCTCttactattaatttttttgagaacCAACTTAGGTGGATGTATTTCTCCTGATGCATCTTCTAAATGCGATCCCCCAACTGAGGAATGTGGCATTTCCACAGCATACTCTGCTACCATATACTCATCTTTCACTTTAGTACTTGAAGAGTAAAGAGGCAAGTaatcatttttgtctttcttcagGTCAGATTTGTCCAAAGAACTCTCTTTGTCCATCCCAGAtgattttttctcagttttctgccttttcttttttggcagtgAGTTATCTTTTGGTGATGTAGAAAAGCCAGAATCTTCCTCAGATGTCAGAAGGCCACCTTTGATGGCACATCTGTTTAGTTTTTTATCATGATTTTCATGGCACATACGTTTATGTTTCAAAACACGATCTGTTCTGGAAAAATACTGTCGAATTCAAAGTTCAGAAGagagttttttgttttagttttgtgttttggtcaaccaagaaaagaaaagaaaaaaagcaattaatATAAAGATAGATATAAGTGTAATAATATGAGCAACTCTAAACTAATTTCCTGAGCCAACTATTATAAATTGAATCAACAACAGTTAGGAAATTCTTCAAATAGCTTTACTAACACTGTCTAATTTAattcttaagaaatattttataactgaattCCAGACAGAAAACTTTCAATGTCAGTCATGCCTCAataaagtgactttttaaaaaattcaaaccacATCTTACCTGTAAACAGTATTCACACTGGTAAGGTTTTTCTCCACTATGAGTTCTCTTATGCCTTTCCATatgatatttttgaatgaatctCATACCACATTCATCACAACGAAATGGTTTTTCACCTAGTATATGACacataaagtttaaaacaaaacaaaaactatgaaATATAAGTTAATGAATTACTTTACTACAAGAATCTCTAATAAGTTACTTTACCACAAGAACGCTGCcatactttgttctttttaaataacattaagtCTTTATTCTAAATATATCTTCCAATTTATTTTGTCAAGAATATCTTGctttacaaaaatgaaagacagtgGCACATGCCATTGAAAAGACAAGACTGAAAGCACACATACTCAATTTCCCggcattttattatatgtatgcaTAACATACTCTTTCTACAGAGACCAGTATTACTAAGAACTTAACAGTAATATGAACAGGTCTCAGTAGAGTGGCTAACATCTCTAATCTTTTTTTCAATCATacaaaaaacattttagaaaaatttttgaaaaagaaaaggttacCCATACACAGACCAACACAATTCTTGAgtattatatctttttaaattaatatcttttcaaagattttgtggttaaataaaatctaaatcctaagaaaatatattttaaatctaatttattaaaacataaaacaagtcacctaattaaacttaaaaacataaaacaagtgtAAATCAGAGACTAGGTTTTAAAAGTAATGTTTGTTTATACTGATTCTCTTTTCCTCAACTCAAATGAGCATTTTTCAAGTCCTTCTGGGAAAGAATTAAAATGAGCAATGTTGACTGGACAcagaacccccaccccacctccaatttttttttaaatgacaaaaagacTTCTTAGCTTGAAGGAAGCATCTTATGAAGATCTAAAAGTTTTTACTGATAAAGCCACAGCCTACATAAACAGAAGAAGTCACACAAGCCTACATAAACACAAGAAGTCACACCCTTCACCTGTTTGGAAAaccactgcttctacttttcatatagtcaacaaaaattttactgaattcttctcctctaCCCATAATCCCTCTGTAAGAGGTTAAAAGTTTAAGACTTGTTACTTGTCCTCAAAGCGTTTATAACATAATTGGGAAAACATGATACAAATATTACAAAGGAACAACTAACAAAACTATATCCAGCTCTGGTTTACCTTTACAACTTTATAACCCACTAGCTCTCTTCTTGACCTTTTCCTCCAGTCAAATTGAAGAACCTACCATCCTCATGCTTTCCTACTTGTGCCTGCTTCATGCTGCTCCTAAAGTCCACTTCTGTGTTTTCAGGTACTACGCTTCCCTCCAGGACCAACCCATCTGCTCAAAGGGATACTTTGCCCTATTCTCCCAGAGGAAAGgtatttatcttctttgttgttgttgttcagttgctaagtgtctgactctctgcgacctccaGGACTgcgggactgcagcacaccaggcttccctgtccttcactatctcctggaatttgctcaaactcatatccattgagtcagtgacgctatccaaccatctcatcctctatcgtcctgttctcctcctgccttcaatcttgaccagcatcagcgtcttttccaacgagctgcctcttcgcatcacgtggccaaagtactggagcttcagcttttgcatcagtccttccaatggatatccAGAGTTGATTTCCgtgaggactgactggtttgatctccttatagtccaagggactctcgagagtcttctccaacaccacagttcaaaagcatcaattcttcgacactcaaccttccttatggtccaactctcacatctgtacatgacgactggaaaaaccatagctttgactagatggacccttgtcagcaaagagatgtctctgctttttaatatgctgtctaggtgtatcatagcttttcttccaaggaatgtcttttcatttcattaaattatCATCAAATTATCTTCTTTAACTTGCCACAGAACTGTAGCTGTACCTTTCCTAAGGCACTCATTACTTTCATCTCAATAATTAGTCTACAACTCTACTCTTTTACTAAATTTCTTTAGGTCAGAATCGGGACCCAAATTATCTTTATGTAGCTCAAATTACTTTGGGCAATTTTTTAAGTGCCACATGAATGGCATAAAGGATTATTATAGAGGCTCATTAGTGGAAAAAGACATTATCATGAACTGGTATGATTTGGAAAAGTTTCTTGGAAGTGTCAGACTCTATGCTGAGCAGTCATTAAAAAGATTGTGTATATGTGATTAAAgccaagaaaagaatatttagtgGGGAATAACAAAGCAAATAAGGGTTTAGATATTATAAGATATACTGgagaatcacaacaaactgtgaaaaattcttaaagatatgggaataccaaaccacctgacctgcctcctgagaaatctgtatgcaggtcaagaagcaacagttagaactggacatggaacaacagactggttccaaatagggaaaggagtacatcaaggctgtatgctgtcaccctgcttttttaacttatatgcagagtacatcatgcaaaatgccaggctggatgaagcacaagccggaatcaagattgccaggagatttatcagtaacctcagatagacagatgacaccacccttatggcagaaagtgaagaagaactaaagagcctcttgatgaaagtgaaagaggagagtgaaaaggctggcttaaaactcaacattcaaaaaaagatcatggcatccagtcccatcacttcatggcaaacagatggggaaacaatggacacagtgacagactttattttggggggctccaaaatcactgcagatggtgactgcggccataaaattaaaagacgcttgctccttggaagaaaagcaatgaccaacctagacagcatattaaaaagcagaggcattactttgccaacaaaggtccatctagtcaaagctatggtttttccagtagtcatgtatggatgtgagagttggactataaagaaagctgagtgccaaagaattgatgcttttgaactgtggtgttagagaagactcttgagagccccttggacttcaaggagatcaaaccagtcaattctcaaggaaatcagtcctgaatattcactggaagaactgatgctgaagctgaaactccaacactttggccacctgatgcaaagaactgactcattggaaaagaccctgatgctgggaaagattgagggcaggaggaggaggggatgacagagaatgagatggttggatggcatcaccgactcgattgacatgagactgagcaagttctgggagttggtgatggacagggaggcctgccatgctgcagtccatggggttgcaaagaactggacacgactgatcgactgaactgatactggaGAAATGGTGCCTAAGAAGAGACTTTAACATGGCAATAAGTCAACTATTTGAAACTTTCAAGAATGCAGCTTCTGTAATTGCTATGGAGTTAACTAAATTTTAGGGCTGAAGGAACTTTGCAATGACTTCAAACTGTCCTCCTGGGAGCTCCACAGAGGCCCCCAAAGGCTAATATGGCCAATGGCTCTACGCTTCCACCCAGAATTCAGGAGCAAATAGCTCCACTTCTGTACACAGGGGGCCTGAGTAAGGACGCCAAGGGTTTAGAGACTAGAATGAAGAACCTAACACAACTAACCTCTACCAATTTAATTATCATTACAAAAACAAAGTCCAGAAAAGTTAAGGTACTTGTCCAACAAAA
Proteins encoded in this window:
- the ZNF148 gene encoding zinc finger protein 148 isoform X3, which produces MRDKKQIREPVDLQKKKKRKQRSPAKILTINEDGSLGLKTPKSHVCEHCNAAFRTNYHLQRHVFIHTGEKPFQCSQCDMRFIQKYLLQRHEKIHTGEKPFRCDECGMRFIQKYHMERHKRTHSGEKPYQCEYCLQYFSRTDRVLKHKRMCHENHDKKLNRCAIKGGLLTSEEDSGFSTSPKDNSLPKKKRQKTEKKSSGMDKESSLDKSDLKKDKNDYLPLYSSSTKVKDEYMVAEYAVEMPHSSVGGSHLEDASGEIHPPKLVLKKINSKRSLKQPLEQNQTISPLSTYEESKVSKYAFELVDKQALLDSEGNADIDQVDNLQEGPSKPVHSSTNYDDAMQFLKKKRYLQAASNNSREYALNVGTIASQPSVTQAAVASVIDESTTASILDSQALNVEIKSNHDKNVIPDEVLQTLLDHYSHKANGQHEISFSVADTEVTSSISINSSEVPEVTQSENVGSSSQASSSDKANMLQEYSKFLQQALDRTSQNDAYLNSPSLNFVTDNQTLPNQPAFSSIDKQVYAAMPINSFRSGMNSPLRTTPDKSHFGLIVGDSQHSFPFSGDETNHASATSTQDFLDQVTSQKKAEAQPVHQAYQMSSFEQPFRAPYHGSRAGIATQFSTANGQVNLRGPGTSAEFPEFPLVNVNDNRAGMTSSPDATTGQTFG
- the ZNF148 gene encoding zinc finger protein 148 isoform X1, which encodes MNIDDKLEGLFLKCGGIDEMQSSRAMVVMGGVSGQSTVSGELQESVLQDRSMPHQEILGADEVLQESEMRQQDMIPHDELMVHEETVKNDEEQMETHERLPQGLQYALNVPISVKQEITFTDVSEQLMRDKKQIREPVDLQKKKKRKQRSPAKILTINEDGSLGLKTPKSHVCEHCNAAFRTNYHLQRHVFIHTGEKPFQCSQCDMRFIQKYLLQRHEKIHTGEKPFRCDECGMRFIQKYHMERHKRTHSGEKPYQCEYCLQYFSRTDRVLKHKRMCHENHDKKLNRCAIKGGLLTSEEDSGFSTSPKDNSLPKKKRQKTEKKSSGMDKESSLDKSDLKKDKNDYLPLYSSSTKVKDEYMVAEYAVEMPHSSVGGSHLEDASGEIHPPKLVLKKINSKRSLKQPLEQNQTISPLSTYEESKVSKYAFELVDKQALLDSEGNADIDQVDNLQEGPSKPVHSSTNYDDAMQFLKKKRYLQAASNNSREYALNVGTIASQPSVTQAAVASVIDESTTASILDSQALNVEIKSNHDKNVIPDEVLQTLLDHYSHKANGQHEISFSVADTEVTSSISINSSEVPEVTQSENVGSSSQASSSDKANMLQEYSKFLQQALDRTSQNDAYLNSPSLNFVTDNQTLPNQPAFSSIDKQVYAAMPINSFRSGMNSPLRTTPDKSHFGLIVGDSQHSFPFSGDETNHASATSTQDFLDQVTSQKKAEAQPVHQAYQMSSFEQPFRAPYHGSRAGIATQFSTANGQVNLRGPGTSAEFPEFPLVNVNDNRAGMTSSPDATTGQTFG
- the ZNF148 gene encoding zinc finger protein 148 isoform X2, with the translated sequence MISVKQEITFTDVSEQLMRDKKQIREPVDLQKKKKRKQRSPAKILTINEDGSLGLKTPKSHVCEHCNAAFRTNYHLQRHVFIHTGEKPFQCSQCDMRFIQKYLLQRHEKIHTGEKPFRCDECGMRFIQKYHMERHKRTHSGEKPYQCEYCLQYFSRTDRVLKHKRMCHENHDKKLNRCAIKGGLLTSEEDSGFSTSPKDNSLPKKKRQKTEKKSSGMDKESSLDKSDLKKDKNDYLPLYSSSTKVKDEYMVAEYAVEMPHSSVGGSHLEDASGEIHPPKLVLKKINSKRSLKQPLEQNQTISPLSTYEESKVSKYAFELVDKQALLDSEGNADIDQVDNLQEGPSKPVHSSTNYDDAMQFLKKKRYLQAASNNSREYALNVGTIASQPSVTQAAVASVIDESTTASILDSQALNVEIKSNHDKNVIPDEVLQTLLDHYSHKANGQHEISFSVADTEVTSSISINSSEVPEVTQSENVGSSSQASSSDKANMLQEYSKFLQQALDRTSQNDAYLNSPSLNFVTDNQTLPNQPAFSSIDKQVYAAMPINSFRSGMNSPLRTTPDKSHFGLIVGDSQHSFPFSGDETNHASATSTQDFLDQVTSQKKAEAQPVHQAYQMSSFEQPFRAPYHGSRAGIATQFSTANGQVNLRGPGTSAEFPEFPLVNVNDNRAGMTSSPDATTGQTFG